The Aedes aegypti strain LVP_AGWG chromosome 1, AaegL5.0 Primary Assembly, whole genome shotgun sequence sequence gaaattacattcactatcaaaaacaatgaaaataacgcttgtgaatgctatattcacgttcgaacaattttcgcatttttttatgggccatactgtaagtatgtttaaataaatgttttaagtgattttttgatttagcagatatggggtaacattgatcacccatgtaaacaacgtttggtaatattgaaaatgtcgttgcttacttaaatcatggcccgtgaagccgaatatgaagaccaaactcttacaagtcatttattttttaggtaatttcaaaagtaaaaacattttgaaccgaagaatacgcctaaaggtaggcaatttcctaaggaaattctgcattcttaatagaataataaacttataaatgattTGACAATGGAATCGTTTTCGACGATCGATCGATTTTAGTAACAATCGATTTTTCCTTACtcataccatttgcagaactcatTTGAGACATTAATCTACGGTATGGACGACAATTATAAAagtcattgattcaaaaagttttcaGATTTACGCATGATCGAAaaacaattttggcaaaaacctcaatttttattagcttatgaatgtaagaaagagagcgccattcatgctttgaaaatattccatcaataaattatgattcgaactttttacgagaagggtcataccgatcaatgttaccccggattacggtacctttgtatgtaaaataaatgaatttttgggagaaattttcaagaaagacttttgatgatgaataacccatgaaaaatagtggagtattttttttcgaaataatatTCCGTGAAAGGATGTAAAAAGTGTTTAtgagaaaattcttcaagaaattctgggAGCTATCTATGAAAAAAACTAGGTTGGGCAACACGTGGGCTGCCGAGAAAACGACCTCGGCTGGAGGACACAACTAACGTTAATTTTGAACCTAGAGGAAGGTATAATCTATCAACAAAGTGTATTTAAATACTGTTTCTGGTGAGCTCAACAGAGCcagatttgttgaaaaagtAATAAATCAAActtatgttatgattttttatttccatcATTCTTTGAAAGGTCATCCACAAAATTGAAATCACTGTTGATTGGTCATTTCCATCCTATTCAAATCCATCCTATTGGCATTCCCCCTCGTTCTGCTCGCACCACTTGGGCGTTACGGCTTCCGGTTTCAGCCCCCGCGTTATCAGCCGCTCCCGGTGCCGATAGAATCGTCCTTCCGCTTTGGAGGCATCTTGCTCCGGATTCGCCCAGAGACGCTCTCCCACCGCGGCCAATCGGGGCCATGTGCGAGAATCTACAATATGAAAGTTCAATTATAATAGAACGTCTGAGAAATTCGACTTACCTAGCGAGTTCTCGTCGATAAACTCGGTCCAGATGCAGGCCTCTCCACCCAGAATCTTAACGTTATTCAACAATCTGTTGTTGTACACCTTGCGCCAATTGTAGTAATTGGTGATTCCCCAGAACCCATGATCGAAGTACCACGCATTCTTGGTGGAAACAATCAGTCGGTATCCCTTTCTCACCAACTGCAGCGGAAGATCCTTGTCCGATTCGACCCACGTTTGTACGATGTACCGTTCCTTGGGCAGATACTTTTCAATCACGACCGGATCGGTCAAATGGCTGGACCACAACACGGTGGACTGCAGTTCTTCCAGCCCTTGACGTTGTCGATCCCACAGCTCCAGAACATTCTGCTGAAATTCACCCCACAGATCCAGGAAGTCGTCCGGTCCCCGACCCTTGTTCTGCCCGGCCAGGTACTCGACTATCTCATGGGTGGCATTCCAGCAGCCGAAGAAGACTTCGTCACCGCCCATGTGGAGAATTTCTCGTGGAGGAATTAGAGAGGAGAAATCGTGATACAATTTTTGAAGCGTCGGGTAGAGATTGGGATTGGCCGGGTTCAGTTGTCCGCAGGGGGGCTCTATGCAGAGCTTTCGCCACGGTTGGCGATTGACGCAAACGGCGAGGTTTCCAAGGCCGGCTTCCGGGCCCCATTGCCAGCCatttcctggaagaatgttttttttcgaaTGGGTGGTATTtggaattcatgtaaaatatattGGGAAGCAGAAAAAAGGGTACTTATCCGAAGAGTTCAACCGAAGATCGCACTTGGCATTGTATAAAGATCTCTTGCAGAGATTGATCCTAGTCATTCAGGTATTCTTACAGGATTTGCTCAAGAGATTCTTTGATGGATTGCTCTAATatagtttttggaatttcttggaATTCTTTCGTAGATGTTCCTACGAAATTTTAAAAAGTATCTGCAAATTATTATTAGTAGTTTCTGCTTGGAGTTCTATTATGAAGACCTAATAGAAAACATGGTTTTCTTCAGCTGTTTCTCCATCCAGTCCAGAATTGTTccaagaattttaaaaataaatttcatctTTATTATGGTACGCAAGAACACATTTAAGCTTCAAGTTAGTTGAATGCAACCTGGAATATTACTTGGGAGGGACTTCTGTAGAAATGCAAATATGTAATATAACAACTCTTCCAATGATTTCGTGGGAAGCTGTTCGAAGTGTTCCTCCTTGAATCGGGCAAAGAATCCTTATTATGCCACCTGTAAGCATTGCTTCTAAATTTCTCTTGTGATCTCATGTGTTTGACTCGTCAGATaatcgttaagaaatttcccaaaaaaatccttaaacagTTTTTTGAAGTAGTTTATCAGGTAATTccttggaatttttccagacgTTCCTCTTTATGAAACTTTCTTTCTAGTTCACAAtcattttctccagagattttgaaACTAGTAAACGAACTCATGAaatgttttttcttcaattctttTAATAAATTCTGGAGACATTTATGTagggattcttctagaatttcGTCCCGAATGCTTAGTATTCTCCAAACAACTGGTATAAGTATTGTTTCAGTATTTTCTATAGATAAAACTCAAGGGAATTTTCTAGATATACTTAGGAACATTTCTTTTAAATAAATGGAGAGATTTGCAGAAGAGAGGCATATAAATTGTTAAATTTATACCAAGATATCGAGCTGTCAAGATAGCTGTTGAAATAGCAAGATATCGAAATAGCCAGATAGTTAAATAGCCAGATatcgagagagagagagagagtcaAATATCTAGAGACAGATATCGAGGGAGGCAGATATCAAGAGAGAGAACCAGAAATCGAGAGAGCTAGATATCGAGAGAGCCAGATAAAGAGAGTGCCAGATATCGAGAGAGCCAGATATCGAGAGAGCTAGATATCGAAAGAACCAGAAATCGAGAGAGAGACAGATATCGAGAGAGCCAGATATCGAGAAAGCTAGATATCGAGAGAGCCAGATAACGAGTGAGCCAGATAACGATATCTggcttttggttgcttgggaggATAGAGAGAAAGAGAGATAGAGTGATAAAAAGCTAGAGAGAAAAGAGATAGATATATAGAAATATAGAGAGATAGAGAGATGGAGGGAAAgaaataaaatgattgagatataGAGATAGAGATATGTGAAGATAGTGATATAGAGATACAGAGACGATAGGTAGAgagattctgattctgattctgattctgattctgattctgattctgattctgattctgattctgattctgattctgattctgattctgattctgattctgattctgattctgattctgattctgattctgattctgattctgattctgattctgattctgattctgattctgattctgattctgattctgattctgattctgattctgattctgattctgattctgattctgattctgattctgattctgattctgattctgattctgattctgattctgattctgattctgattctgattctgattctgattctgattctgattctgattctgattctgattctgattctgattctgattctgattctgattctgattctgattctgattctgattctgattctgattctgattctgattctgattctgattctgattctgattctgattctgattctgattctgattctgattctgattctgattctgattctgattctgattctgattctgattctgattctgattctgattctgattctgattctgattctgattctgattctgattctgattctgattctgattctgattctgattctgattctgattctgattctgattctgattctgattctgattctgattctgattctgattctgatttctgaattctgatttctgattctgattctgattctatGATTCTGTTTCTGATTCTGATGTGCTGATCtcgattctgattctgattgatTCTGTCTGATTCGATTtcttgattctgattctgatttgctattctgatttctgatttctgaatatgaagtgtaaatttcaatttccaatttcaatttcaatttcaatttcaatttcaattcaatttcaatttcaattttcaatttcaatttgcaatttcaatttcaatttcaattcaatttcaatttcaatttcaatttcaatttcaattgagaTTTCAATTGAGATTTAGATTGAGAACTGTATCAACAAATGTTGTTTATTAAGAACACTTTGTACAAGTTAAGGTTTAGATTTAGATTGAGGTTGATATTAAGAACTGCAGTGAGATTGAGTTTCAAAATCAGATTGAGATTgaaattcacgaagattgaaaATATGGTTCAGATTAAGATTAAGATGAAGACTGTAATTGATATAAATCGAATGTGATCTTCGTATCAACCAATGTAGCCTTTCAAGATCACTTTGCACATGTTTTGAAATGGTCTCTTTGAACACTTTTGTTTTTCTTCTAATCagaatacaggggataggcaaaatgattgagataggcaaaattttgcccaaattcaaatgcttataactttatgaaaaatgaatgaaattggatgcatctggaagcagtcgacggcaaatttggtccagttttaggaacttccttggccatgcatattggccactggacaccggagatgttccggattttctgaggtcatgtccaaatgtcattttttctgtcgcttgtatttttgtgcggtgtaaagttagatagatgtttgcaattttcctagaaactagaactaataggaagttgaatgccaccggacgcattaagattggttggaaatcttcagaaatatgaccatatccgtaaaactggttccggaaagcatggtcagtcatgtttgtatttccaatcatgtaaatattatccggagctatatccaagtggacatcaaccttaaaaatgatgtttcctgcagcgtattcagaaccattagatgcacagaccactctatagaaggttccaggtgccctgggggaagtggtcaattaggaacatatctggaaccatatcaatatgggcatcaaacttcatgattttcaaaggttatgctttccgaagcatttccagcaccaccggctaccatgaccactttatagaagattccaggtgccccggggatgtggccaattcaaaacatgcccgaaaacacatcaatatgggtaaaaacatcaagatttttgaaggtgatgctaatagaagtatttacagcgcaacttatttatatgaccactgtatagtaggttccatgggccctgggggatgaggtcatgtttcgagttggccacatctctaggagcccctggaatatactatagagtgattattatatcttgtggttctgaaaatgctcgccattttccaagtcacatggatcttactgtttatggtagaatgtgattctaaacagataaacggacatgttccgaattggccacatcccccggggcacctggaacctactataaagtggttatggcagccggtgatactggaaatgcttcggaaagcataacctttgaaaataatgaggtttgatgcccatattgatatggttccggatatgttcctaattgaccacttcccccagggcacctggaacgttctatagagtggtctgtgcatctaatggttctgaatacgctgcaggaaacatcatttttaaggttggtgtccgcttggatatagctccggataatatttacatgattggaaatacaaacatgactgaccatgctttccggaaccagttttacggaaatggtcatatttctgaagatttccaaccaatcttaatgcgtccggtggcattcagcttcctattagttctagtttctaggaaaattgcaaacatctatctaactttacaccacacaaaaatacaagcgacagaaaaaatgacatttggacatgacctcagaaaatccggaacatctccggtgtccagtggccaatatgcatggccaaggaagttcctaaaactggaccaaatttgccgtcgactgcttccagatgcatccaatttcattcatttttcataaagttataagcatttgaatttgggcaaaattttgcctatctcaatcattttgcctatcccctgtatgtttaaaagatgcacctgatctacccTTAAAAACTTCCTTTTATAAATTCGATTACTTATCATTGGTGTTCCAACCCTACGACCAGCCCACACATTGAGACCAACCCACTCGAAACTGTTTCAATAAACGCATTTGTCCTTAATTAATTATCGATCGTTGACGAGCGTCTATCTATCTGCAAACGTTATCAAACAACAAATGCTTCGCAAATACAGAATGCAATTCtatattccaaacacttaaCCGTTCATATCTTACCAGCATGCGCTGGAGCGTCGAACTCCAGTATGATCCGAATCCCCCGATACTTTGCGTACCGGAAAATATCCTTCACATCTTGCTGGGAATAAATCTGCCGTTCCGAGTAAGCTCCATATTCAGTCATCTGCGGTAAGCTGGGAATCTCCAGTGGGAAACTCTGCGAATCGGTGATGTGCCAATGCAGGACGTTCAACTTGGTAGAGGCCATCCCGTCCAACTGACGTTTGATGGCTCGGGTTGAGATGAAGTTCCTAGCTGTGTCTAGAAGGAAGCCTCGATGGGAATAGTGCGGATAGTCTTTTAGATTGACAGCCGTTAGAATGAGTAAACAGTTGCCATCGGGGTAGGATCGCAGAGCTGTAAGCTGAGAGACCGTTTCTAGAGCATGACGAGCGCCAAAAACTGTTCCGGCCACGATCGATACTTCCAGCAGTCCGTCATGATCGTCTACGAAAAGATCGTACGACTCGTCTGTTGACCAAGTCAGACTGGTTTCGGTCGTTTCCACCTTTATGGTGAAATATATCCTGGTGTTGGTTGTAAGGTTACAGTTTCGACCACATtccttgtagagatttttcaGGAATAGGCGTGTCGATTGATTGAGGTAGTCCTGCACATTGACATCATCGGGACTCGCGTGGAAATCGAACTCGATATCACTGGGAACAAATTCGCGCGTATCATAACCCAAGTTCACTACAACGGCCGGAATCGGCCAAAGTGCTCGATATTCGCCACACACCAAACGGCACTCGTTCAAACTGTCCAGATATGATTCACTTGCGTTCAGGGAGTCCTTGTGCTGTCTAAGGCATTTGTCCCGAATGCAACAATACTTGTACAAAGAAGACCTGAAACTTACACCAAAACTCCACTCGAAACAACCGGCGACGACAATCACCACAAAAATGATTGTTCGCACTTCGGAAGTGACCGTCCGCATTGTAGCGTAAAATTAAACTGAATCCAGACCAAACATCGCTCCGACGACCAGAATTGAAAGCCTGCTATCGGTGTTGCAAACTCGTGCTGAGTGTGAATGTTCGGCACCAGTATTGCTCAATTAAAGTTTGCTCAATTAAAGTTACATTTAAGTTACAGTCTTAAATGCAACTGAATCTATAATTTGTATATCTCATCGAGCATCACCACAATTCGACATTTATTGAAAACCATTTAACAAACAAGCACAAATAAGTTCCGATGATTATTCAGAACGGTTGAATTACCCTGTTTTGCACACATCCagtgaagcaaaaaaaaaacgcaattgTTCCTCACATCTATCCCAGTGGGCGTCCCTGTTGTAAGCGATTATCGTTCGTATCCACTGTGAAGCTTGATGATGTCACCGTAAAAACTGTGGTTCTTCATATCAATAAAATATGACCATAACATTGTACTGGAAACAATCCAAGTTGTGCCGTCGTCATGCTGTGTGATGAACTCTACCACGCACTGTTTGATTAAATTATGGAGACAGTTTTGCTATTAGCAGCGTGATTACTTTTTCTAGTCAGTGAAatgaatgataaaaaaaatggtttaaattttgatttacagtgtatattcagttttgaacatCTATATCATTTGTCTTGACTATGTATGGATAGCAAATATCATTTTCAACCTTGATTTCCAGTCTAATACGTTCTTTGAAAACCATTTCAGTTAGCACACACGTTATCCAGAAgcatttattttaacttttatctcggaatttgagaattttagaGACGTCCCAGCAATCTCCACATTccccaaataaacgtaaaatttcatgaaaatcattaaaattcattgtaaaACAATGAAATATGACTCAAGCTTAATTCGATTAAATACGAAAACAATCATAAATGAGAGAGAATAAATGTAGCTATCTTTATAAATTACGAAATAAGTAGAAACAATTTTAACTtgttaagagccagttcgcgagaaccgcaacccccttacctagagaggttgtattaatgttctccgatcgagctgaaatttacgaGAGTTGTTtaactatacaaaaaaaaagatatttcgcaaaatttcagatttttatttaaccactaatgatttatttatttttaacacaaaatcaattaaactaCTTATAGCTATTGTAAAAATGCacggatttgtatgaaatttggcatgtttattTTACGttttatgaacttcaaaataaacatggtatttgaatgaaaaatgtataaaatcgaaaaacaatcttttttatgtatttatttttttcaaatcggcttatttttttgtcaaccgaactaggtcgaaaaactaaatatgaatttttgtatggcaactcaagggctttcatttgaggtgtaccGTTGGGAATCAAAATCGGGACGGTATAAGCAGCGTATGGAGGCGTCTTGTATGTAGTTGTAATACCGGTTTTATTATACCGTGTTGCCGCTGccatatctgaaagaaattacacTTCCTTGCAAAAGTGATAATGTGGataacaatagggtcctaaaatatttaatgaaatcttgtttttattcaataatacgaaaaagcatgttattgcaactactttagcaatttttcccgctcaaatatcgGTTATATCatatataaacttcaattcaaaagttgggtccataaatgaaccatGACATGTAAGATCATATTTGACGTTCGTTCAGTCGACAAAAAACACcataggggttttagttttagcactggagttgttcctatctgacattttggaaggcacacggaaaacaaaatacacccaaaaatttgagtttaagccaaggggtgcgacaaaatctaaaataatataaaaacaatattttttgacttaaacaaacgaaaaacatcaaaaacatgagtaaacgtgtgtttttggcctaaactaaagcgtttggcactaacattgggacagggctttaggaccctattaatcATTGCACCAATGTTTTCGTTGGCAGCCTCGGCAGTTTAGTAATAAGCGTTGTTTCTTCTCACGCTGTTTGGTTGGGAATCAACTACCGCATATATTTTTGGGTAATGTTTTGATGAGATCGATTGGGAGGGCCACATGTGTGTGTACCTTATATGATGATATGTCTGTTAGAgatcattttgtaaataattgaatttagcTAAgtttagactgactgtacatatgGCTGCTACAGTACAGTACAGTGTCTCACTGTTTATAtcttgaatggaattttgacttttaatggccttgatgtttgcaaatttcacgaaaattgtgtatttctacaaaaaaaaaacatattttttagtaaaatttatttataccTTACAGtagttcttgtgattttgtgtATTTTCCAACACAAAAATATTGGCGTTCATTTTGACTCACATTTCCTTTAAGAAAAGTATAGTTCTGCCAAATGGGgttttttgttgaaaagtaATAAATACATCTTGAAAAACTATAGATTATTATGAAATAGTTGACAAGCTTTACATTGTGCACATTGTAACTTGGTTACCTGATTAAGTTCAAACACTACAACGAAAAATGTAGCAAatcataaatccggacacttttgaatcaaaatgcgaACAACTATGTTTTAacatgaaattgtaaaattgaaccATGCAAAGCTTTTTAAAATCAACTAAATATATCACGCCTTTAATAACTAGTAAACTATaactttgtatattattatgttacaataactatataaaaatcatatatttcatttaatatagttgtataaacgttgtgggtgtattcgtctACACTTTCACTAATATAAGTTCACCACGGAGAATAGAAGTTCGTCTGGAGTAAcctattcgtttttttttttcaattaattgtcAATGGTAACTGAACTATTTATTCGTGTAAAATGTTCAATCATGTTTATAACAAGGaaagaattaaaataaacatattaacCTTGAATTAAGCATCTTAttggtaaatattatcagagtgtccagATATTgacgtcgtccgattgattttgctgacggattcgcgcgtattttcgttgccggagaattttttcccctgttttggagcgccttgctgggtagtgctttgtgaagcccaagcaggacagttcggttttgcgtcgtccgattgatttcgctgacggattcgcgcatattttcgttgccggagaattttttttttttcctctgttttggagcgccttgctgggtagtgctttgtgaagcccaagcaggacagttcggttttgcgtcgtctgaTTGTTTTTGCTGACgaattcgcgcgtattttcgttgccggagattttttttttccctgttttggagcgtcttgctgggtagtgcttcgtgaagcccaagcaggacagttcggttttgcgtcgtccgattgtttttgctgacggattcgcgcgtattttcgttgccggagaattttttcccctgttttggagcgccttgctgggtagtgctttgtgaagcccaagcaggacagttcggttttgcgtcgtccgattgattttgcttacggattcgcgcgtattttcgttgtcggagatttttttcccctgttttggagcgccttgcagtgctttgtgaagcccaagcaggacagttcggttttgcgtcgtctgattgattttgctgacggattcgcgcgtattttcgttgccggagaattttttttccctgttttagagcgccttgctgggtagtactctgtgaagcccaagcaggacagttcggttttgcgtcgtccgattgattttgctgacggattcgcgcgtattttcgtcgccggagttatgagcgtaacttttatgtaatattaaaacaaactttgtatggttcgtcactataagtgtcggcattatgcttttttcttatacaacttcaatatacatatatttttctctttttgacattattaaaaattatctcttgaattgttcgacattgtgaatgttgacgtattttctaaaacttctaccatatcgagacaaaatgcacagtaatactcatatgtaattttcaaacaaactatgtatggtttgtcactacaagtgttggcattattcctgtttcatttaagttaaaatatataaatgcaattttcagtttttgtcattaataaaaacgtcttttgaattgttcgacattatagatgttgacgtattttttccaaaaacttctcgagacaaaaatacaaaactagctttaaatacaagtcgtatatttcccccttgtccatggatcgcatcaccgaccagaggtgacccccagatcttttcctccctcactaataaacaccctttccGTGGtggttgtggagatgcagaggtattctcggtctctagaagcaacaatcattacaccctaac is a genomic window containing:
- the LOC5569687 gene encoding chitooligosaccharidolytic beta-N-acetylglucosaminidase, with protein sequence MRTVTSEVRTIIFVVIVVAGCFEWSFGVSFRSSLYKYCCIRDKCLRQHKDSLNASESYLDSLNECRLVCGEYRALWPIPAVVVNLGYDTREFVPSDIEFDFHASPDDVNVQDYLNQSTRLFLKNLYKECGRNCNLTTNTRIYFTIKVETTETSLTWSTDESYDLFVDDHDGLLEVSIVAGTVFGARHALETVSQLTALRSYPDGNCLLILTAVNLKDYPHYSHRGFLLDTARNFISTRAIKRQLDGMASTKLNVLHWHITDSQSFPLEIPSLPQMTEYGAYSERQIYSQQDVKDIFRYAKYRGIRIILEFDAPAHAGNGWQWGPEAGLGNLAVCVNRQPWRKLCIEPPCGQLNPANPNLYPTLQKLYHDFSSLIPPREILHMGGDEVFFGCWNATHEIVEYLAGQNKGRGPDDFLDLWGEFQQNVLELWDRQRQGLEELQSTVLWSSHLTDPVVIEKYLPKERYIVQTWVESDKDLPLQLVRKGYRLIVSTKNAWYFDHGFWGITNYYNWRKVYNNRLLNNVKILGGEACIWTEFIDENSLDSRTWPRLAAVGERLWANPEQDASKAEGRFYRHRERLITRGLKPEAVTPKWCEQNEGECQ